In a genomic window of Styela clava chromosome 11, kaStyClav1.hap1.2, whole genome shotgun sequence:
- the LOC120347125 gene encoding exportin-5-like, translating into MEDEMLLQIVNAVDAILNPNTLPGDRATAHSICEACKENEMACSIGFALASKSDAAPHIKHFGLQLMQQFVHNRWTKTGQEIQIQIKNNAMLLMESCLQHESSYVKDGIAHTLAEIIKHVWPQQWPSMIEDLIDLAKLGPIQTELVELVFLRIAEDVAVLHTVSASHRSQDIRHGLSLCMGKIMRFFYDVLESNSAIYIQLYTKANATELQELDMYRTLSISTLKTLQGYLEWVNMEHVFANEGLLIRLLCKLLNVGGLQVLAVECLALAVFRKGQASDRKYVLTLSTPVYIETIVASITDAAAHSQENEQYLFLKRMGNFLSLLSGQIVSSWSDEVSDSTITNLASHTAYLDLLMDFLCQDNPVLSYEVSGSWYQLLQNSSIARDETFVKYVPQLFEVAAKGIRKDVAPSLSLPAQLDFNDDEEIEAFVFSHRVTLLQIIRGCTRVMPIHCANVILEALTAELSLPIETGMGSDGAKLEQCTSKSPTYLRWDAIRNILEIVLKTAITFSKKQDTIQSMPVAKMESLLMDLINCEITDICLCQCLISLIGCFLPVIEIFDDKKKFLISIVFKYAAMVKMSMSHPERWGPVVSQFRRHGLSATIHICKYHPDHVITIYEQFQQAMSEIIAIPNGLTHLEKICVYESMVLVSGEWNMFEQQSALIQEGMSLANDMWLAKDDIRMTAPIEFAAAIGLSSPSSQYRDEQFSNFRNNISFCVSLTLAMINRSRIPEDAKALSNGGFLNENGVVLHPCASHVIGVMGNIASLVQMFHGLWTAGIKSIVHSDYSKSLLIRETERKTMVSFNPITKDPNENREKEPWEKMQTFILIVLENCYQILGAVGKCCNVLFYGSADLFPEILAKSFSDFQTLPELRIRSFTRQFLYYFMKSCPESHLNQVVAPILHKYCNFMNSMLQCQWTEYGTKEQERLKVIESMSDKCQEYEDTKEEDEILKEQLLRIVSREYLELLVNLCINKKPNSKSNTKEEENDANIDTEMQEDNNITQNTTNLSQLTSIGISLMHTEIAELLLTTGLMSISWHDTATAYKGVHLLWGLLKHTFTETKEVPDDAAKFIFESVLLGLQRQGQHDGCQAQLLALSLYVYVALRPTHNSLLTILQGIPVLDKKALATFDQGYTKYAEKKRKVTFKKLMIKIVDQHIGQRFKSKQEMRVLPRFFVGKKAKSLNIDEIESLGLEFFFKPDGR; encoded by the coding sequence ATGGAGGACGAAATGTTACTACAAATAGTGAACGCCGTAGATGCCATTTTAAATCCGAATACTCTACCTGGCGATCGTGCGACAGCTCATAGTATTTGTGAAGCATGTAAAGAAAACGAGATGGCTTGCTCAATTGGTTTTGCTCTGGCGTCTAAATCTGATGCTGCTCCCCATATTAAACACTTTGGTTTGCAATTAATGCAACAGTTTGTGCATAACCGTTGGACAAAAACTGGTCAAGAAATACAAATTCAAATTAAGAATAATGCTATGCTTTTAATGGAAAGCTGTCTTCAGCATGAAAGTAGCTATGTAAAGGATGGTATTGCTCATACATTAGCTGAAATCATCAAGCATGTATGGCCACAACAATGGCCATCCATGATTGAGGATTTAATTGATCTAGCGAAGCTTGGGCCAATTCAGACCGAGCTAGTTGAACTGGTTTTCCTCAGAATAGCAGAGGATGTTGCAGTGTTGCATACTGTGTCAGCTTCCCATAGGAGTCAAGACATACGACATGGTCTTTCCTTATGCATGGGAAAAATTATGAGATTTTTTTATGACGTACTTGAAAGCAATTCAGCAATATACATTCAACTGTACACAAAGGCTAATGCAACGGAACTGCAAGAACTTGACATGTATAGAACTTTATCAATATCCACTTTAAAAACACTTCAGGGTTATTTAGAATGGGTTAATATGGAGCATGTGTTCGCAAACGAAGGGTTACTCATTCGCCTACTTTGTAAACTCCTAAATGTAGGAGGATTACAAGTATTGGCAGTTGAGTGCCTGGCATTGGCTGTATTTCGCAAAGGACAAGCATCAGACAGAAAATATGTCTTAACCCTTTCAACACCAGTTTACATAGAAACTATAGTAGCATCCATAACCGATGCTGCTGCTCATTCACAAGAAAACGaacaatatttatttctcaAGCGAATGGGAAATTTTCTTTCACTGCTTTCTGGGCAGATTGTTTCATCCTGGTCTGATGAAGTATCAGACAGTACAATTACAAATTTAGCTTCTCATACAGCATACCTTGACTTATTGATGGATTTTTTGTGTCAAGATAATCCTGTTCTATCCTATGAAGTAAGTGGATCATGGTATCAGTTACTGCAAAACAGTAGTATAGCTAGGGATGAAACTTTTGTAAAATATGTTCCACAGTTATTTGAAGTGGCTGCTAAAGGTATAAGAAAGGATGTTGCTCCATCTTTGTCTCTCCCTGCGCAGTTAGACTTCAATGATGATGAAGAAATTGAAGCTTTCGTGTTTTCCCATCGTGTCACTCTTCTGCAAATTATTCGTGGCTGTACACGAGTTATGCCCATCCACTGTGCCAATGTTATTTTGGAAGCTTTGACTGCCGAACTCTCTTTGCCGATTGAAACTGGAATGGGCTCAGATGGTGCAAAATTAGAACAATGTACATCAAAATCTCCTACCTATCTCAGATGGGATGCGATAAGAAACATTCTCGAGATTGTTTTGAAGACTGCCATTACTTTCTCAAAAAAGCAAGATACGATTCAATCAATGCCAGTTGCAAAAATGGAAAGCCTTCTTATGGATTTGATAAACTGTGAAATAACAGATATATGCCTTTGTCAATGCCTCATTAGTCTTATAGGATGCTTTCTACCAGTCATAGAAATATTTGATGacaaaaagaaatttttgattAGTATAGTTTTCAAATATGCAGCTATGGTAAAAATGTCGATGTCACATCCTGAACGCTGGGGACCCGTTGTATCTCAGTTTCGTCGACATGGCCTGTCTGCCACAATACATATTTGTAAATATCATCCTGATCATGTTATTACAATATATGAACAGTTCCAACAGGCAATGAGTGAAATAATTGCTATTCCAAATGGCCTCacacatttggaaaaaatatgtGTATATGAGTCAATGGTTCTTGTTAGTGGTGAATGGAACATGTTTGAGCAACAGAGTGCTCTGATTCAAGAAGGTATGTCGTTGGCAAATGACATGTGGCTTGCAAAGGATGATATTCGAATGACTGCACCAATTGAATTTGCTGCCGCTATCGGACTTAGTTCACCTTCATCACAATACAGAGATGAACAATTTAGTAATTTTCGTAACAATATTAGCTTCTGTGTTTCTCTCACTCTGGCTATGATCAACAGATCTCGAATTCCAGAGGATGCAAAAGCGCTTTCTAACGGTGggtttttgaatgaaaatggtGTTGTATTACACCCTTGTGCTTCCCATGTTATTGGAGTTATGGGCAATATTGCAAGTTTAGTGCAAATGTTTCATGGACTTTGGACAGCTGGTATAAAATCTATTGTACATAGCGATTATTCAAAAAGTCTATTAATCAGAGAGACTGAAAGGAAGACCATGGTTTCATTTAATCCTATTACTAAAGATCCAAATGAAAATCGTGAAAAAGAACCCTGGGAAAAGATGCAAACATTTATTTTGATAGTATTAGAAAATTGTTATCAAATATTAGGCGCTGTTGGAAAATGCTGTAATGTTCTATTCTATGGCAGTGCTGATCTGTTCCCGGAAATATTAGCCAAATCATTTTCTGATTTTCAAACATTGCCTGAATTAAGAATCCGTTCTTTTACAAGGCAGTTCTTATATTATTTCATGAAATCGTGTCCTGAATCACACCTTAATCAGGTAGTTGCACCTATTCTTCACAAATATTGCAATTTCATGAATTCAATGCTTCAGTGCCAATGGACGGAATATGGAACCAAAGAACAAGAAAGACTAAAAGTGATTGAGTCTATGTCTGATAAATGCCAAGAATATGAAGATACAAAAGAAGAAGATGAAATCTTGAAGGAACAGCTTTTACGAATCGTTTCTCGTGAATATCTTGAACTTTTAGTGAATTTGTGCATCAACAAGAAACCAAATTCTAAATCAAATACCAAAGAAGAGGAAAATGACGCTAACATTGATACCGAAATGCAagaagataataatattacacaaaatacaacaaatttaaGTCAACTTACATCCATTGGAATATCTTTAATGCATACCGAAATAGCTGAATTGCTTCTAACAACTGGTTTGATGTCCATATCTTGGCACGACACAGCAACTGCTTATAAGGGCGTTCATCTTTTATGGGGGCTTTTGAAACATACATTCACTGAGACGAAAGAAGTGCCTGATGATGCtgctaaatttatatttgagtCTGTACTTCTTGGCCTACAACGTCAAGGACAGCATGATGGTTGTCAAGCTCAATTGCTAGCCTTAAGCCTTTATGTATATGTAGCTCTACGGCCCACACATAATTCTTTGTTAACTATACTTCAAGGTATTCCTGTTCTGGACAAAAAAGCCCTAGCAACGTTTGACCAGGGGTATACAAAGTATGCAGAGAAGAAACGGAAAGTTACATTTAAGAAGCTTATGATCAAAATTGTCGATCAGCATATTGGCCAGCGAttcaaatcaaaacaagaaATGAGAGTTCTTCCACGattttttgttggaaaaaaGGCAAAGTCActaaatattgatgaaattgaGAGTTTGGGCTTGGAATTTTTCTTCAAACCAGATGGAAGATGA
- the LOC120347213 gene encoding DNA excision repair protein ERCC-1-like, with amino-acid sequence MVNPCQRGNPVLDNICNVPWQYADKDAGMVPDYIMSATSCCLFLSLRYHALKPNYIYDRIQALRKSGQFSIRVLLGLVDVKEPAHAVKELAKAALVSEMTLLLAFSNEEAGTYLETFKAYRNKPADLIQTKIKKEFTARLAETLSSVKSVNSTDAHTLLSNYKNLSNVAKATEHDLALLPGLGGLKAKRLHDIFRQPFLKETKK; translated from the coding sequence ATGGTTAACCCATGTCAGCGTGGTAATCCCGTTTTGGATAACATATGTAATGTTCCTTGGCAATATGCGGACAAAGATGCCGGAATGGTACCTGATTACATTATGAGTGCCACGTCTTGTTGTTTATTCCTAAGTCTTCGATATCATGCTTTAAAACCAAATTATATATACGACCGTATTCAAGCATTGCGGAAATCTGGTCAGTTCTCCATTAGAGTGCTTCTGGGGCTCGTTGATGTCAAAGAGCCTGCTCATGCAGTTAAGGAACTTGCGAAAGCTGCATTAGTATCGGAAATGACACTTTTGCTGGCATTTAGTAACGAAGAAGCTGGGACGTATTTAGAAACTTTCAAAGCGTATAGGAATAAACCTGCGGACTTGATTCAaaccaaaataaagaaagaaTTCACAGCAAGACTTGCCGAGACTTTATCATCCGTTAAATCTGTTAATTCCACTGATGCACACACTTTATTATCAAACTATAAAAATTTGAGCAATGTTGCAAAAGCTACAGAACATGATTTAGCTTTATTGCCTGGTTTAGGGGGGTTAAAAGCAAAGCGGTTACATGATATATTCAGACAACCATTTTTGAAagaaactaaaaaataa
- the LOC144429864 gene encoding uncharacterized protein LOC144429864, whose translation MADTYRRDEASSYKRPSTETSSETIPSKKPSIGFNIKSSTSNKKPATTTKILKPGAMKKNLNPIALKLAKDKTKTEPTVVKKSSKVAAVFNEDSDESFSTRPMGKICNLMRMVIQVQNQAQKRWQLKI comes from the exons ATGGCAGACACGTATCGCAGGGATG AGGCATCTTCTTACAAAAGACCATCTACAGAGACCTCATCCGAAACTATTCCATCAAAGAAGCCTTCCATTGGGTTCAATATTAAGTCTTCTACATCAAACAAGAAGCCTGCCACAACTACAAAGATATTGAAGCCTGGTGCCATGAAAAAAAATCTCAACCCCATTGCTTTAAAACTGGCA AAGGACAAAACAAAGACAGAACCAACTGTCGTGAAGAAATCTAGTAAGGTTGCAGCTGTGTTTAATGAAGACAGTGAT gAGAGTTTCTCAACTCGGCCCATGGGAAAGATCTGCAATCTAATGAGAATGGTAATTCAAGTACAAAATCAAGCACAGAAAAGGTGGCAATTGAAGATATAG
- the LOC120347166 gene encoding heterogeneous nuclear ribonucleoprotein R-like isoform X2: MTDVVAKIENEDEVMKSEHYQSLIEAGCTEKVAGALDAIFVEGLVQYSELDERAIEALKELEEDGAIAVLKQFKDSNLQHVQNKSAFLCGVMKIYRQRLKAEKDGRTNLSQKVGPNEDDIQALLDRTKYSLDVTTGQRRYGGPPPTEVYDGEEPGPGCQVFIGRIPRDVFEDEIIPLLEKAGTIWDFRLMMEPLSGQNRGYGFASFVQRDMAVESVKLLDNYEIKPKKFLGVCLSQSNCRLFIGSIPKNKTKDEIFEEFQSLSPCLKDVIVYHQTEDKSKNRGFCFLEYTDHKSASQARRKLGSGKTKVWNNLVSVDWADPIDNPSDEVMSKVKVLYLKNLATKASEEVIQTTFSSYGEIERVKKIKDYAFVHFKDREQALKAMQELNGLNLEGEPIEISLAKPVDKKKKERQMERKMNQHMGIPGQFNQRGQRGRGPRGGHMGPMGFPPMPYNSGGFVDDYYDYMGFGSGFGGGYDDPYFGGMGMGGPGFRGRGNMMMRGYRGRNYGGFLST; this comes from the exons ATGACAGACGTTGTGGCCAAAATTGAGAATGAAGATGAAGTTATGAAATCAGAACATTATCAAAGTCTAATAGAAGCTGGCTGCACGGAAAAAGTTGCCGGAGCTCTAGATGCGATTTTTGTAGAAG GTCTAGTCCAATACAGTGAATTAGATGAAAGAGCGATTGAGGCATTAAAAGAGCTCGAAGAGGATGGAGCTATCGCTGTTTTAAAGCAGTTTAAAGATTCTAATCTTCAG CATGTCCAGAACAAAAGTGCCTTTCTTTGCGGTGTAATGAAAATCTACCGACAGAGACTCAAGGCAGAAAAAGATGGAAGAACCAATCTCAGCCAAAAAGTTGGGCCTAATGAAGACGATATTCAA GCTCTTCTGGATAGAACAAAGTACTCCTTAGATGTAACCACAGGTCAACGAAGATATGGTggaccaccacccacagaagtTTATGATGGTGAAGAGCCAGGACCAGGCTGCCAG GTATTCATTGGTCGAATTCCAAGAGATGTCTTTGAAGATGAAATCATACCACTTCTGGAAAAAGCCGGTACAATATGGGATTTCAGACTAATGATGGAACCATTATCAGGGCAAAATAGAGGCTACGGTTTCGCGTCATTCGTACAGAGAGACATGGCAGTGGAATCCGTGAAATTG CTGGACAATTACGAAATAAAACCGAAAAAATTTCTTGGCGTCTGCCTGTCACAATCAAATTGTCGCCTGTTTATCGGTTCAAtacctaaaaataaaacaaaagatgaaatttttgaaGAGTTCCAGAGTTTATCAC CTTGTCTAAAAGATGTCATTGTTTATCATCAAACCGAGGACAAGTCGAAAAACCGAGGATTCTGCTTCCTTGAATACACTGATCACAAGTCTGCATCGCAAGCACGGCGAAAACTTGGATCGGGAAAAACAAAAGTTTGGAATAATCTTGTGTCGGTGGACTGGGCTGATCCGATCGATAATCCATCTGATGAAGTCATGtcaaag GTAAAGGTTCTGTACCTGAAAAATTTGGCGACCAAAGCTTCCGAAGAAGTAATCCAGACAACATTTAGTTCATATGgcgaaattgaaagagtgaaaaaAATCAAGGACTACGCTTTCGTGCATTTTAAAGATAGAGAGCAGGCTTTGAAG GCAATGCAAGAGCTGAACGGTCTGAATCTGGAAGGTGAACCAATTGAAATCAGCCTTGCAAAACcagttgataaaaaaaagaagGAAAGACAAATGGAACGAAAAATGAATCAGCA CATGGGCATACCCGGGCAGTTCAATCAAAGAGGGCAGCGCGGAAGAGGACCACGTGGTGGACATATGGGCCCAATGGGTTTTCCACCGATGCCGTACAACAGTGGCGGATTCGTCGATGATTATTACGATTACATGGGCTTCGGAAGTGGTTTTGGCGGAGGCTACGATGACCCGTATTTTGGTGGAATGGGAATGGGTGGACCTGGCTTTCGAGGACGCGGAAATATGATGATGAGAGGATACAGAGGCAG GAATTATGGAGGGTTCTTGAGCACATGA
- the LOC120347166 gene encoding heterogeneous nuclear ribonucleoprotein Q-like isoform X1 yields the protein MTDVVAKIENEDEVMKSEHYQSLIEAGCTEKVAGALDAIFVEGLVQYSELDERAIEALKELEEDGAIAVLKQFKDSNLQHVQNKSAFLCGVMKIYRQRLKAEKDGRTNLSQKVGPNEDDIQALLDRTKYSLDVTTGQRRYGGPPPTEVYDGEEPGPGCQVFIGRIPRDVFEDEIIPLLEKAGTIWDFRLMMEPLSGQNRGYGFASFVQRDMAVESVKLLDNYEIKPKKFLGVCLSQSNCRLFIGSIPKNKTKDEIFEEFQSLSPCLKDVIVYHQTEDKSKNRGFCFLEYTDHKSASQARRKLGSGKTKVWNNLVSVDWADPIDNPSDEVMSKVKVLYLKNLATKASEEVIQTTFSSYGEIERVKKIKDYAFVHFKDREQALKAMQELNGLNLEGEPIEISLAKPVDKKKKERQMERKMNQHMGIPGQFNQRGQRGRGPRGGHMGPMGFPPMPYNSGGFVDDYYDYMGFGSGFGGGYDDPYFGGMGMGGPGFRGRGNMMMRGYRGSMGMGMGGPMNFMARGRGGQGVRGGRGGARGKPNLGGKRKANFNGDGVGGKRRQTEGGQNSQNMWGNQPIAQQPLGDFTDESQWM from the exons ATGACAGACGTTGTGGCCAAAATTGAGAATGAAGATGAAGTTATGAAATCAGAACATTATCAAAGTCTAATAGAAGCTGGCTGCACGGAAAAAGTTGCCGGAGCTCTAGATGCGATTTTTGTAGAAG GTCTAGTCCAATACAGTGAATTAGATGAAAGAGCGATTGAGGCATTAAAAGAGCTCGAAGAGGATGGAGCTATCGCTGTTTTAAAGCAGTTTAAAGATTCTAATCTTCAG CATGTCCAGAACAAAAGTGCCTTTCTTTGCGGTGTAATGAAAATCTACCGACAGAGACTCAAGGCAGAAAAAGATGGAAGAACCAATCTCAGCCAAAAAGTTGGGCCTAATGAAGACGATATTCAA GCTCTTCTGGATAGAACAAAGTACTCCTTAGATGTAACCACAGGTCAACGAAGATATGGTggaccaccacccacagaagtTTATGATGGTGAAGAGCCAGGACCAGGCTGCCAG GTATTCATTGGTCGAATTCCAAGAGATGTCTTTGAAGATGAAATCATACCACTTCTGGAAAAAGCCGGTACAATATGGGATTTCAGACTAATGATGGAACCATTATCAGGGCAAAATAGAGGCTACGGTTTCGCGTCATTCGTACAGAGAGACATGGCAGTGGAATCCGTGAAATTG CTGGACAATTACGAAATAAAACCGAAAAAATTTCTTGGCGTCTGCCTGTCACAATCAAATTGTCGCCTGTTTATCGGTTCAAtacctaaaaataaaacaaaagatgaaatttttgaaGAGTTCCAGAGTTTATCAC CTTGTCTAAAAGATGTCATTGTTTATCATCAAACCGAGGACAAGTCGAAAAACCGAGGATTCTGCTTCCTTGAATACACTGATCACAAGTCTGCATCGCAAGCACGGCGAAAACTTGGATCGGGAAAAACAAAAGTTTGGAATAATCTTGTGTCGGTGGACTGGGCTGATCCGATCGATAATCCATCTGATGAAGTCATGtcaaag GTAAAGGTTCTGTACCTGAAAAATTTGGCGACCAAAGCTTCCGAAGAAGTAATCCAGACAACATTTAGTTCATATGgcgaaattgaaagagtgaaaaaAATCAAGGACTACGCTTTCGTGCATTTTAAAGATAGAGAGCAGGCTTTGAAG GCAATGCAAGAGCTGAACGGTCTGAATCTGGAAGGTGAACCAATTGAAATCAGCCTTGCAAAACcagttgataaaaaaaagaagGAAAGACAAATGGAACGAAAAATGAATCAGCA CATGGGCATACCCGGGCAGTTCAATCAAAGAGGGCAGCGCGGAAGAGGACCACGTGGTGGACATATGGGCCCAATGGGTTTTCCACCGATGCCGTACAACAGTGGCGGATTCGTCGATGATTATTACGATTACATGGGCTTCGGAAGTGGTTTTGGCGGAGGCTACGATGACCCGTATTTTGGTGGAATGGGAATGGGTGGACCTGGCTTTCGAGGACGCGGAAATATGATGATGAGAGGATACAGAGGCAG CATGGGTATGGGCATGGGTGGCCCAATGAACTTCATGGCCCGTGGTCGCGGTGGGCAGGGGGTCAGGGGCGGCCGCGGAGGAGCCCGTGGAAAACCAAATCTAGGTGGCAAACGTAAGGCTAACTTCAATGGCGATGGTGTCGGTGGAAAACGAAGGCAGACTGAGGGGGGTCAAAATTCTCAAAACATGTGGGGTAATCAGCCCATTGCTCAGCAACCATTGGGTGACTTCACTGACGAATCACAGTGGATGTAA
- the LOC120347254 gene encoding small ribosomal subunit protein mS23-like isoform X1 produces MASVGTRNHNIGSIYSRVKKLISSGVMKAENRPLWYDIYEAFPPKREPVFIHGPTPDEHGLIKQADNVKPLLYKEDWARASVNKLYGDFEAVHHLIERPKEMNLSLSFIKVFTELQKAHPSLSNEEIFEKTEDIIGVTRR; encoded by the exons ATGGCGTCTGTAGGGACAAGGAATCATAATATTGGCTCAATTTATTCAAG AGTTAAAAAGCTGATCAGCTCTGGAGTAATGAAAGCTGAAAACAGGCCATTGTGGTATGATATATATGAAGCATTTCCTCCAAAGCGTGAACCGGTTTTTATTCATGGTCCAACTCCTGATGAACACGGGCTTATCAAGCAAGCAGACAATGTAAAACCGCTGTTGTATAAAGAAGACTGGGCTAGAGC GTCTGTTAACAAATTGTATGGAGATTTTGAAGCTGTTCACCATTTGATTGAAAGACCAAAagaaatgaatttatcattatc tttcatcaaaGTTTTCACTGAACTTCAAAAAGCTCATCCGAGTTTATCGAATGAGGAGATATTTGAAAAAACTGAGGATATAATTGGTGTAACCcgaagataa
- the LOC120347254 gene encoding small ribosomal subunit protein mS23-like isoform X2, whose protein sequence is MKAENRPLWYDIYEAFPPKREPVFIHGPTPDEHGLIKQADNVKPLLYKEDWARASVNKLYGDFEAVHHLIERPKEMNLSLSFIKVFTELQKAHPSLSNEEIFEKTEDIIGVTRR, encoded by the exons ATGAAAGCTGAAAACAGGCCATTGTGGTATGATATATATGAAGCATTTCCTCCAAAGCGTGAACCGGTTTTTATTCATGGTCCAACTCCTGATGAACACGGGCTTATCAAGCAAGCAGACAATGTAAAACCGCTGTTGTATAAAGAAGACTGGGCTAGAGC GTCTGTTAACAAATTGTATGGAGATTTTGAAGCTGTTCACCATTTGATTGAAAGACCAAAagaaatgaatttatcattatc tttcatcaaaGTTTTCACTGAACTTCAAAAAGCTCATCCGAGTTTATCGAATGAGGAGATATTTGAAAAAACTGAGGATATAATTGGTGTAACCcgaagataa